The genomic interval ATCTTTTTCTACTTTATCGGTCAGTACCTCCTTGGGTGTGTACACTCCGTCATTAAACAAATTTATGATCTCTTGTGTAACAGAAGCATGTCTTGTGATGAGTGTCTTTCTGGCTCCGTGGCTGCAACTGACCATCTGATTCAGGATATGTGTGTCTACGAATGGAGAGATAACCAGCATCTCTGTTGCATGCTTCAACATACTCTGTTCAAGGCATTCTGCATGTCCATCATATCCAGGTATTCCCATGGGGAAAAACTCGTAATCTTCAAAGGGCGAATCCGTAAGATCAAATTGTTCGATGCAGTTAATGTCTATGCAGAGCGAACGCATATTTTTTCGGATAGTACAGTTATCGGTTTTTCCGATCAACCATGTGAGAAAGTCCACAAGCGGTTTATGTTTACTTTGGGCTTTTTGAGTAGCTTGTTTCGTGCTGATCTTTCCGGAAAGTTCACATACTACGTCCAGGTCGTTAGAACTGGTTAGGTTGCGTGAAAGGACAATCAATTTGATTTGCTGCGTACCTGTATCCGGGTTTGTTTCTTTGATTATCCATACTTTGGGATGAAAATTGATGAAGTTTCCGCCTTTCGCATGGAGTGTTACCTGCACAACGCTTTGCTCAAGAAGTGAATACACTTTGGAGTTGGCCTGCGGTATTGCAATACATCCGGCGTTACAAAAAACTGCAAATTTACCTGCCGATTGATTGATAGTCTCCAGAATCAAGTGGGGAGAACGCATGGTTGCCTCCGTCAAATCTGTCATCGTACCCAGCATAAATGGTACCGACAATAAGGAAGGCATGTCCAGACTATAGGTCGTGCATACGGCATAATCAACCACAAAGCCGTCACTTTGCAATACATCCGTATAGACAATATCATTCCATAATGCTTCAGCCATTGATAGCCTCCTTTCTTAATTCGTCAACAAAGATTTTCACCGTATCCCATCGGTACGTGAGTTTATAGTAATGTATGCGGGCTTTCTTGTCGTAAACGTATGCAGGATTTCCAATTTTCCTGCGATTCCCTTTTACATTTCGTTCTCGGCTGATAATCAGTTGGTCCAGACCTCCATCTTCTTCAATATCATTGGCAGCAAGGTGTTCCGCAACTTTTTCGCAGAACCTTTTCCCGCTATCCTCCCGTATGTTTACGGCATTCAATACCTTGTCTATATCGGTCCCACTTTTCCGGTATTCTTCAAGTTTCTCCTGAAATTCAACTCGCATCTCTTCATCCTGGTATTGCGAATAGATATAGTTATAGCGAATGTGCACCATATATATAAAATCTGCAAAGCGTCGGGCAAGGTCTTGCAATTCTCCAATCTCCTGTGGCAATTGGCGGTATGGGATCTGTTCAAATCTATCGGTTATCGCAAAGTCTGGATTATCTACGATGTAACGTAATAATGTACCTTGACATGCTTTTGCATTTAGTATGTGACCCACAATGAAGTCTTTGTCCTCTACGGTCAGGTCTAAGGAGCATTTTTGAGTAAAATCATAATCCACATTCGGGAAAGAACAAAACTGGAACAGGCCTAACCTGTCATCAGCATCGTTATTGGTATCTTCGTCATCCGTCCTGACTGCCGTTGGGGCGTTGTGTAGTGCATTGGATGTTGAGTAAATAAGTTCATACAATTGCGGACTGCGCAAGATTCCAAAAGTGAGCAATCCTGTATTGTAGATGTATGCAGGATCGTATTTAACGTAGTTGTTCCCGGGTTTATTAATAACTTCGCTTCCTATAATTCCTCGTGTGTCCGTACTGCCTTCACAAAGATTCTTTGTCATGATGCGCTCCAGCCGTATAATTTCCGTTTTCACCTCTGAAATCCGGTTATATCGTTTTTCAGTAGCCTTGCGGTAGAGTTGAGGCATGAGCGAGAAATATTTAATGTGCTTCTGCAGGGTGGATATTCCGGGGAACATCCGGTCTGAAAAAGCGTCACGAATACGGCCAATGCCGAGTTCGTCGAGGGCTACAGATTCCGAGGTCATTTTCAGCACCTGCATGACCCGGGTTTGTTCTTCCCTGTTGCTATGTATATATCCTAATTTCATGAAAGAGGAGGTCGTGAGTTTTTATTGTTTCTTAGTGCTTGGTTTTGTATTGTAAGTCTGATCCTGGTAGGGTGTAGGTTTATAGGATTTTTCTGCGATAACTTTCTTGAGCGGATGGGCAAGTAGATAACTTCTGTTAATTGCGTTTCAATAGCGATTGAATCTTGGACTCTTCGTCGGTCCCCGTGGTCGAGAGGCGCAGCAGCGGTAGGCCGTAGCGGTCGAGGATGCGATCCTTCATCCGGTCGCGTTCGGATTGGCGGGTTCCTTGTTTGTGGAACTGGTAGCCGTCGGTCTCGACAGCCAGGACGGGGCGTTTGCTTACCCGGTTATAGATCAGGAAGTCGAGGTGCGTGGCGCCGTTCGAGATATAGCGGCGCTCCTCGTCGTCGAGAAGCGTCCAGTCGCGGATCAACTGTCGCAGCGGTTGATGGCAGAGGACGCTCAGATGCCGGAATGCCGGGTCCGCCTCCAACACACGCTCCAGCAGGGCATAGGTCAGATTCTCGGAGTCGAACTCCGAGATCCGTCGGTGCCGTTTGAGGAACTCCCGCCGCGCCTCGGCATAGGGTTCGTAGAGCAGGTCGAAAACCGAATGGATGGCGCTCTCCGTGATCTTGCCGCCGTTGTAGTCGATGTAGGCCAGCAGGTCGGCGATGTTGCGGCTGTCGGGCTGCTCGTTGCTCGAAGTGACGAGCGTAAATTGCCTCTTGGCCCGTGATACGGCAACGTTCAGCAGATTGGGATCATCCGTGAAGGCGGTAATCTGATCGTCGACGGTCGACAGGATGATGGCCTCCTTTTCCCGTCCCTGGAACTTGTGGACTGTGGCCACGTCAACACCTCCGCCCAGTTCGCGGTGGAGCGCATTGACCTGCTCGTTGTAGGGGGAGATAATGCCGATTTCGGCCTGCTCGCAGGGGAGTGACGGCAGCACCTCGCGCCGGATCGTCTCGATCTCGCGGGGGTTGAACGCTCCCCGCGCGTGATGACCCGGTGTGGTCCGCCACGCCGTGATGACGTCGGGTTCGCCGCGATCCTCGGTCATGATCAGCAGGCGCCCGCCGTAGAAACGCTGGTTGCAGAAGTTGATGATCTTCGGGTGGCAGCGGTAGTGTTCGCGCAGCAGCGTCTGCGGCGCTTCGGGAAAGACCCGGCAGACGGACTCCAGAAAGCTCAACGCGGCGCAGTCGTAGCGGGGGTCAATTACGTGTTTGGCGCCGATGGCCTGCATGCGGAGCCGGTCGGCATCCGTGATGACATTGGGCAGTTGCATCGAGTCGCCGACAATCACCGCATTGCGGGCGCACATCAGCGCCAGTGCCCCTGTTTCGGATGATACCTGCGAGGCTTCGTCCATGATCACGTAGTCGAACAGCGTCTCCGCCCGGAAATTCGACCGCGAGGAGAAGGTCGTGCTCAACACGACGGGGTACTCCTTGAGCAGCTCGGGGATGATGTGCTGGAAAATCGGTCGTTTGTGTCCCTTGCCATAGCGGGCGGCCAGCCGGCTGCGCAGGTAGCGCATCGAGTCGTCGCTTAGCCGGGCCACCATCGCCGGAGCATCCGACGTGGCAAGTTGCTTTTCAATCCGGTCGATCTCCGCCGTGAGCTCCTCCTGCCGAACCTGGTAGTAACTGCGCTGGAGGAGGGGGATTAACCGCTGGAGATCCTGCCGCTCCGGGTGGCGGGGAAATCCGTCGAAGAGGCGGCGGATCCGGCGTTTGAGCAAAAACCATCGGACAGCCTCTCGCCATCGGTCGAAGAGCCCGTTCGGCTGCCACTCGACAGCGGCCTGCAATTCGTTCCACAGCATCAGCAGACGGGCCGATGGCATCTGCCGACGAAGCGTGACGGAGGAATCAATCGTTGTCTCCTGCTCGAAATGGAGTTGCTCGGTTTGGAGTCCCGACAACTCCTGCCGGGCACGAGCCAGCCGCTCCT from uncultured Alistipes sp. carries:
- a CDS encoding phospholipase D family protein; its protein translation is MAEALWNDIVYTDVLQSDGFVVDYAVCTTYSLDMPSLLSVPFMLGTMTDLTEATMRSPHLILETINQSAGKFAVFCNAGCIAIPQANSKVYSLLEQSVVQVTLHAKGGNFINFHPKVWIIKETNPDTGTQQIKLIVLSRNLTSSNDLDVVCELSGKISTKQATQKAQSKHKPLVDFLTWLIGKTDNCTIRKNMRSLCIDINCIEQFDLTDSPFEDYEFFPMGIPGYDGHAECLEQSMLKHATEMLVISPFVDTHILNQMVSCSHGARKTLITRHASVTQEIINLFNDGVYTPKEVLTDKVEKDVAVDLHEKVYFIRRHEDRLYYNHLYLGSTNATMNGFGRNVEFLLHLKFAPYKTSYEKYRSELINDSKECMFEQVISVPKEDGGKKNVTDELILRRAIAAIQKAQIRSNNGSYTITIQCLPNKLPSESVFLYPLGCNGKEQELTDDLIFEDIPLDSLTEFYSIRTGDLHRVIKIKTEGMPTDERDKAIFRSFINTKGKFINYLAFMLTEDVEQYILESQQLDKELADDKTSALEQQISTSLYEDMVKMAYKDPDRIASIRQIVEKADESVIPDHFVEMYSTFENVLKRIKRL
- a CDS encoding AAA domain-containing protein, which produces MYDPRENRIIIDGEDKTDSVERCWYTSRPNRCQVNFCHFPKTYSYVPSKVLWLKDPVVFDPQHCHLLHKGRRIEPLSYIAAFQQGARRFWYVEYANGTGAHYKGTEVELVRSCLEEPPAQDRFAYLRDVAELNPLKTDDGQKLLMMQYQKIDFVSDRSAAALYLNPGKDSPRQFPAAPLIYPFGCNASQQRAIQAAFGNQISIIQGPPGTGKTQTILNIVANLVVQEKTVLVVSNNNSAIENVVEKLEKQGLGFLTALLGSRERKTAFVETQAIEKSIPAEIDSWYSVETDSPEFLRTIQSEAESLQTVFERQERLARARQELSGLQTEQLHFEQETTIDSSVTLRRQMPSARLLMLWNELQAAVEWQPNGLFDRWREAVRWFLLKRRIRRLFDGFPRHPERQDLQRLIPLLQRSYYQVRQEELTAEIDRIEKQLATSDAPAMVARLSDDSMRYLRSRLAARYGKGHKRPIFQHIIPELLKEYPVVLSTTFSSRSNFRAETLFDYVIMDEASQVSSETGALALMCARNAVIVGDSMQLPNVITDADRLRMQAIGAKHVIDPRYDCAALSFLESVCRVFPEAPQTLLREHYRCHPKIINFCNQRFYGGRLLIMTEDRGEPDVITAWRTTPGHHARGAFNPREIETIRREVLPSLPCEQAEIGIISPYNEQVNALHRELGGGVDVATVHKFQGREKEAIILSTVDDQITAFTDDPNLLNVAVSRAKRQFTLVTSSNEQPDSRNIADLLAYIDYNGGKITESAIHSVFDLLYEPYAEARREFLKRHRRISEFDSENLTYALLERVLEADPAFRHLSVLCHQPLRQLIRDWTLLDDEERRYISNGATHLDFLIYNRVSKRPVLAVETDGYQFHKQGTRQSERDRMKDRILDRYGLPLLRLSTTGTDEESKIQSLLKRN
- a CDS encoding DUF6361 family protein — translated: MKLGYIHSNREEQTRVMQVLKMTSESVALDELGIGRIRDAFSDRMFPGISTLQKHIKYFSLMPQLYRKATEKRYNRISEVKTEIIRLERIMTKNLCEGSTDTRGIIGSEVINKPGNNYVKYDPAYIYNTGLLTFGILRSPQLYELIYSTSNALHNAPTAVRTDDEDTNNDADDRLGLFQFCSFPNVDYDFTQKCSLDLTVEDKDFIVGHILNAKACQGTLLRYIVDNPDFAITDRFEQIPYRQLPQEIGELQDLARRFADFIYMVHIRYNYIYSQYQDEEMRVEFQEKLEEYRKSGTDIDKVLNAVNIREDSGKRFCEKVAEHLAANDIEEDGGLDQLIISRERNVKGNRRKIGNPAYVYDKKARIHYYKLTYRWDTVKIFVDELRKEAING